The genomic region TCGTCCGCATCCCGGTGTTGGTTACCCTGCCCGCGTCCTTCACCGGAAACCGCCATGCCCCCTCTTCGCCCGTGGTGCCTTGCGGCGATGTTCTTCTGCGTGCCGGCATTCGCCCAGGCCGCGCCGCCGCCCGCATGCGAGGCGCCCGAGTACCGGCAATTCGATTTCTGGCTGGGCGCGTGGGAGGTGGACGATGGGTTGCAGAACGGGCGGGTCGCCGGCCAAAACACGATCACGCGCGTCGCCTCCGGCTGCGCGCTGCGCGAACACTGGGTGAATGCGGGCGGCAAGGATGGCCACAGCCTCAACGCCTACGACCGCGAGGCGCAGCGCTGGACCCAGTTCTGGATCGGCTCCGATGGTGTGGTCCTGCGACTGTCCGGCGGTCTGCGCGACGACGGCGCGATGGCGATGGAAGGCACCTTGCCGGACGGCAAGGGCGGCGCGCAGCGCCAGCGG from Lysobacter sp. harbors:
- a CDS encoding DUF1579 family protein, with protein sequence MPPLRPWCLAAMFFCVPAFAQAAPPPACEAPEYRQFDFWLGAWEVDDGLQNGRVAGQNTITRVASGCALREHWVNAGGKDGHSLNAYDREAQRWTQFWIGSDGVVLRLSGGLRDDGAMAMEGTLPDGKGGAQRQRIVWTPNADGSVVQRWDTSDDDGGSWRNAFVGVYRRKAAD